A single region of the Plantactinospora soyae genome encodes:
- a CDS encoding ABC transporter ATP-binding protein: MSNTPVIEVERLNLTYGDFHAVRDLSFEVRRGELYALLGTNGAGKTSTLETIEGHRRPTSGTVRVFGHSPQDRRAVRPRMGVMLQESGFSPDLTVRESVGLVGRLTRRTDDVDRLLDLVDLTDRAGRKVSQLSGGEKRRLDFATAVYGTPELIFLDEPTTGLDIQSRDAVWATVDRVRENGTTIVLTTHYLEEAQQRADRIGLMHQGTFHREGTVSELTRTLPAVIRFSLPTPTPTPTPPSPLPLPLPAVVDADGKVMVETFALQEDLHLLLGWAHEHAVELRGLEAGATRLDDVFRAISS, from the coding sequence ATGTCCAATACACCAGTCATCGAAGTCGAGCGCCTGAACCTCACGTACGGCGACTTTCACGCGGTGCGGGACCTCTCTTTCGAGGTACGGCGGGGGGAACTGTACGCGCTGCTCGGCACCAACGGGGCTGGGAAGACCTCGACGCTGGAGACCATCGAGGGACACCGGAGGCCGACCTCCGGCACCGTGCGTGTCTTCGGGCACAGCCCGCAGGACCGACGCGCCGTACGTCCCCGGATGGGCGTGATGCTCCAGGAGAGCGGGTTCTCCCCGGACCTGACCGTCCGCGAGTCCGTCGGTCTGGTCGGCCGGCTCACCCGGCGTACCGACGACGTCGACCGGTTACTCGACCTCGTCGACCTCACCGACCGGGCCGGCCGGAAGGTGTCCCAGCTCTCCGGCGGGGAGAAACGACGGCTGGACTTCGCGACCGCCGTCTACGGAACACCCGAGCTGATCTTCCTGGACGAGCCGACCACCGGCCTGGACATCCAGTCCCGCGACGCCGTGTGGGCGACGGTGGACCGGGTGCGTGAGAACGGCACGACCATCGTGCTCACCACGCACTACCTGGAGGAGGCGCAGCAGCGCGCCGACCGGATCGGGTTGATGCACCAGGGCACCTTCCACCGGGAAGGCACGGTCTCCGAGCTGACTCGCACCCTGCCGGCGGTCATCCGCTTCTCCCTTCCGACACCGACACCGACACCGACACCGCCGTCGCCGTTGCCGTTGCCGTTGCCGGCTGTCGTAGACGCCGACGGGAAGGTCATGGTCGAGACCTTTGCTTTGCAGGAGGACTTGCATCTCCTGCTCGGGTGGGCGCACGAGCACGCCGTGGAGTTGCGGGGTCTGGAGGCCGGGGCAACCCGGCTCGACGACGTGTTCCGCGCCATCAGCAGCTGA
- a CDS encoding ABC transporter permease: MLPIAASELIQIFRNRLVLITSFIIPVAICVFFVRQHETFATIGSLGYIAAIVVFTAAAFGFYATAVTTLASRRQNLFLKRLRSTAADDVSILAGLLLPVLVLALVQVTAILTALAVVAGGPANVVLLVVAVLTTLAMMIGLALATAGLTNSPEHAQVTTLPVTLGVIAVATWVGISGTEDLTLLKRVLPGGAATELTMNAWNGGVAVTESLALLAPTLGWVVVAVALATRLFRWDPRR; encoded by the coding sequence GTGTTGCCCATCGCTGCCAGCGAGCTGATCCAGATCTTTCGAAACCGGCTTGTGTTGATCACCAGCTTCATCATTCCCGTGGCGATCTGCGTGTTCTTCGTGCGTCAGCACGAGACCTTCGCGACCATCGGCAGCCTCGGCTACATCGCGGCGATCGTGGTGTTCACCGCGGCCGCGTTCGGGTTCTACGCCACAGCCGTCACCACCCTGGCGTCGCGGCGTCAGAACCTCTTCCTCAAGCGGCTACGATCCACCGCCGCCGACGATGTCAGCATCCTCGCCGGTCTGCTGTTACCCGTCCTCGTCCTCGCCCTGGTGCAGGTAACCGCGATCCTGACCGCACTGGCGGTGGTCGCTGGTGGGCCGGCCAACGTCGTCCTGCTGGTGGTGGCGGTCCTCACGACCCTGGCCATGATGATCGGCCTGGCCCTGGCCACCGCAGGACTGACGAACTCACCCGAGCACGCCCAGGTGACCACCCTGCCCGTCACCCTCGGCGTGATCGCCGTGGCCACCTGGGTGGGCATCAGCGGCACCGAGGACCTGACCCTGCTCAAGAGGGTCCTGCCCGGCGGCGCGGCCACCGAGCTGACCATGAACGCCTGGAACGGTGGAGTCGCGGTGACCGAATCCCTTGCCCTGCTCGCACCGACGCTGGGCTGGGTCGTCGTCGCCGTCGCCCTCGCCACCCGACTCTTCCGCTGGGACCCCCGCCGATAA
- the bla gene encoding class A beta-lactamase, producing the protein MMVVSIRRLVIAVTAVSVMVPLAACGTAGAAEQRTRAREVTAGASTVADRDREFRRLEERFDARLGIYAIDTGTGRIVGYRAEERFAYASTYKALAAAEVLDETRDAELDRVVRYSVEDLVTYSPITEQHVAVGMTLRALADAAVRYSDNTAGNLLLRHLGGPQRFEEELRGIGDRVTDAARYETELNEATPGDRRDTSTPRALVGDLRAYAVGDALEPADRGILNGWLRGNTTGGALIRAGVPDGWVVGDKTGAGGYGTRNDIAVVWPPDRAPIVLAVLSSRSEKDAGYDDALIAQATEVVIAQL; encoded by the coding sequence ATGATGGTTGTTTCGATACGACGTCTGGTGATCGCGGTGACGGCGGTCTCGGTGATGGTTCCCCTGGCCGCGTGCGGGACCGCCGGCGCCGCTGAGCAGCGGACCCGCGCCCGCGAGGTGACGGCCGGCGCGTCGACCGTCGCCGATCGGGACCGGGAGTTCCGACGGCTGGAGGAGAGGTTCGACGCGCGGCTGGGGATTTACGCGATCGACACCGGTACGGGTCGGATCGTGGGGTACCGGGCTGAGGAGAGGTTCGCGTACGCCTCGACGTACAAGGCGTTGGCGGCCGCGGAGGTCCTCGATGAGACCAGGGATGCCGAGCTGGATCGTGTGGTGCGGTATTCGGTGGAGGACCTGGTGACGTATTCGCCGATCACCGAGCAGCATGTCGCCGTGGGGATGACGTTGCGTGCGCTCGCTGACGCCGCGGTGCGGTACAGCGACAACACGGCCGGCAATTTGCTGTTGCGCCATCTTGGTGGACCGCAGCGGTTTGAGGAGGAGTTGCGGGGGATTGGTGACAGGGTCACCGACGCGGCGCGCTACGAGACTGAGCTCAACGAGGCGACGCCGGGCGATAGGCGGGACACCAGCACCCCGCGGGCGTTGGTCGGTGATCTGCGGGCGTACGCGGTCGGGGATGCCCTCGAGCCCGCGGACCGCGGCATCCTCAATGGTTGGCTGCGGGGCAACACCACCGGGGGCGCGTTGATTCGTGCCGGTGTTCCCGACGGGTGGGTCGTCGGGGACAAGACCGGGGCCGGCGGGTACGGCACCCGCAACGACATCGCGGTGGTGTGGCCGCCGGATCGCGCGCCGATCGTCCTCGCCGTGCTGTCCAGCCGTAGTGAGAAGGACGCCGGCTACGACGACGCCCTGATCGCCCAGGCGACGGAGGTGGTGATCGCCCAGCTGTGA
- a CDS encoding alpha/beta hydrolase, with protein MAGGKLLREQFGQRARLVTANESGHGVYVLGGNACVLNLTTSYLVDGHDANPGHDLPARLTMS; from the coding sequence TTGGCGGGTGGCAAGCTGCTGCGTGAGCAGTTCGGCCAGCGCGCTCGGCTGGTGACCGCCAACGAGAGCGGGCACGGCGTCTATGTGCTCGGCGGCAACGCCTGCGTGCTGAACCTCACCACGTCGTACCTGGTCGACGGCCACGATGCCAACCCGGGACACGACCTGCCGGCGCGACTGACCATGTCCTGA
- a CDS encoding serine hydrolase, with product MSVTAVLRNARDLLEEAGLHGSFLVRNLDTGEEIGFDADTLYPSASLVKVPLAVAVLERVARGELDPTMPVDIAPGLITTPGPTGLSRFRHPARVALDDLLYLSTSISDGVAADALFDLTPPAAVAAELRRLRLAGITVRHRISDLTETPAERFDPDEVHLAHSLAIGATTAGQGHPVAQLDVTRANTGSARAFVDLLHALWRRPSTIHETTAARVRALMGDNMLRQRLAPDFTSDASRWSSKTGTLLHLRHEMGVVDHVDGQSYAVAALTASRVPAVTQPGSEATMAHVARTLHDHLRTGTLPWWS from the coding sequence ATGAGCGTCACCGCAGTGCTGCGCAATGCCCGTGACCTGCTCGAAGAGGCGGGGCTGCACGGGTCCTTCCTCGTCCGCAACCTCGACACCGGCGAGGAGATCGGCTTCGACGCGGACACCCTGTACCCGTCGGCGTCGCTGGTGAAGGTGCCGCTGGCAGTCGCGGTCCTGGAACGTGTCGCGCGTGGGGAACTCGACCCCACGATGCCGGTAGACATCGCGCCCGGTCTGATCACCACACCGGGCCCGACCGGACTGAGCCGATTCCGCCACCCCGCGCGGGTCGCCCTGGACGACCTGCTCTACCTGAGCACCTCCATCAGCGACGGTGTCGCCGCCGACGCCCTGTTCGACCTCACCCCACCGGCCGCTGTCGCCGCCGAACTGCGGCGACTACGCCTTGCGGGCATCACCGTCCGGCACCGGATCAGCGACCTCACCGAGACGCCGGCGGAACGCTTCGACCCCGACGAGGTACACCTGGCTCACTCCCTCGCCATCGGCGCCACGACCGCCGGGCAGGGCCACCCCGTCGCCCAGCTCGACGTCACCCGCGCCAACACCGGATCAGCCCGGGCCTTCGTCGACCTGCTGCACGCACTCTGGCGGCGGCCCTCGACGATCCACGAGACCACCGCGGCACGGGTACGCGCCCTGATGGGCGACAACATGCTCCGGCAGCGGCTCGCACCCGACTTCACCTCCGACGCCTCCCGCTGGTCGTCGAAGACCGGCACCCTGCTGCACCTGCGGCACGAGATGGGCGTGGTGGACCACGTCGACGGACAGTCGTACGCGGTCGCCGCACTCACCGCCTCCCGTGTGCCGGCCGTCACGCAACCCGGCAGCGAGGCGACGATGGCGCATGTCGCGCGAACACTGCACGACCACCTGCGGACGGGCACCCTGCCATGGTGGAGTTAG
- a CDS encoding LysR family transcriptional regulator has translation MDVVAACRAFVAVSGHGSFTSGAAAAGIPQSVASRRIAALEEHFGARLFDRSSRAVRLTPFGQDMLPPARRLVDLADAMADDAERARLRPLRVAVPEICPPNRLAALMTAGRRQRVHLEVRPAGPQERARLCQTLEVSAGIVAVPEGTATWRVPLGLAARNPFPAPTVFLETLRTGRAGAQARRRILIQPEDDVPHLRDLLTRAGQSVGLAPAQVTVAPSLVDAAAAALGSPDLLLCSPQQAEDFGLHWCPLAGPRLVRGYDIAAGVSEDLEQLRTILHADIARCLGAPDRRRTPIEGPTAEHRSAEEPT, from the coding sequence GTGGACGTCGTTGCCGCCTGCCGGGCGTTCGTGGCCGTCAGCGGCCACGGCAGCTTCACCTCCGGCGCCGCCGCTGCGGGCATCCCCCAGTCGGTGGCCAGTCGCCGCATCGCCGCCCTGGAGGAGCACTTCGGGGCGCGGCTGTTCGACCGGTCGTCCCGGGCTGTCCGGTTGACCCCGTTCGGGCAGGACATGCTGCCGCCGGCACGGCGGCTGGTCGACCTCGCCGACGCCATGGCCGACGACGCCGAGCGGGCGCGGCTACGCCCTCTTCGAGTCGCCGTGCCCGAGATCTGCCCGCCGAACCGCCTCGCCGCGCTGATGACCGCGGGACGACGGCAGCGAGTCCACCTGGAGGTACGACCGGCCGGTCCGCAGGAGCGCGCCCGGCTCTGCCAGACCCTCGAGGTCAGCGCCGGGATCGTGGCTGTTCCGGAAGGGACGGCGACCTGGCGCGTTCCGCTCGGACTGGCTGCCCGGAACCCCTTCCCGGCGCCGACGGTATTCCTGGAGACGCTGCGTACCGGCCGAGCCGGCGCGCAGGCACGTCGGCGGATCCTGATCCAGCCCGAGGACGACGTCCCGCATCTGCGTGACCTGTTGACCCGGGCCGGCCAGTCGGTCGGTCTGGCGCCGGCTCAGGTGACGGTCGCGCCGTCCCTCGTCGATGCCGCGGCGGCGGCCCTGGGCTCTCCCGACCTGTTGCTGTGTTCGCCCCAGCAGGCCGAAGATTTCGGGCTGCACTGGTGCCCCCTCGCCGGCCCCCGACTCGTGCGGGGGTACGACATCGCCGCCGGAGTCTCCGAAGATCTCGAACAGCTGAGAACGATCCTGCATGCCGACATCGCGCGATGCCTGGGCGCTCCCGACCGCCGCCGGACGCCGATCGAGGGTCCAACAGCCGAACACCGGTCAGCGGAAGAGCCGACATGA
- a CDS encoding SDR family oxidoreductase: protein MGSYAVTGSASGMGAAVTERLSAAGHLVIGVDLHGAEIIADLSTGEGRSAAAAAILERSGGVLDGAVVAAGIGPVPGPDCTRRIAQINYLGSVELLTALRPALAASGDARAVVFGSNSPTVMPHVPRMVFRAIRAGKIEQAVRRARIFGRAAPNFAYAASKLAVADWARRAAVTPAWAGAGIRLNVIAPGPVKTPLLDAELADPVAARAFQSFPNPIGGVGDPGHLADWVMMMLSPAAAFMSGSVVVVDGGAEAWFRAGEWPRPVAIRQMPRHLWRWRAFSRLSSTDRAEPSSRHLPPSFH, encoded by the coding sequence ATGGGCAGTTACGCAGTGACGGGTTCGGCATCGGGGATGGGCGCTGCGGTGACCGAGCGGCTGAGCGCGGCCGGACACTTGGTGATCGGTGTGGATCTGCACGGCGCCGAGATCATCGCCGACCTCTCGACAGGGGAAGGCCGCTCGGCAGCGGCCGCCGCGATACTCGAGCGGTCCGGTGGTGTACTCGACGGCGCGGTAGTCGCCGCCGGGATCGGGCCCGTGCCCGGTCCCGACTGCACGCGGAGGATCGCACAGATTAACTACCTGGGCTCGGTCGAGCTGCTGACTGCCCTGCGGCCGGCGCTCGCGGCGAGCGGTGATGCTCGGGCCGTGGTCTTTGGCAGCAACTCGCCCACCGTCATGCCTCACGTGCCCCGGATGGTGTTCCGTGCCATTCGCGCTGGCAAGATCGAACAAGCGGTGCGGAGGGCGCGGATATTCGGGCGGGCCGCCCCCAACTTCGCTTATGCGGCGTCGAAGCTCGCGGTGGCCGACTGGGCACGGCGCGCGGCAGTAACTCCGGCGTGGGCCGGTGCTGGGATCAGGCTCAATGTGATTGCCCCGGGACCGGTGAAGACGCCGCTGCTCGACGCGGAACTGGCGGACCCGGTCGCGGCCAGGGCGTTTCAGTCGTTCCCCAACCCGATCGGCGGAGTGGGCGACCCCGGCCACCTCGCCGACTGGGTGATGATGATGCTCTCGCCCGCGGCGGCGTTCATGAGTGGCAGCGTCGTCGTCGTCGACGGCGGCGCCGAAGCGTGGTTCCGCGCCGGCGAGTGGCCCCGGCCCGTCGCGATCCGGCAGATGCCCCGCCATCTTTGGCGTTGGCGAGCCTTCTCCCGGCTTTCGTCCACGGATCGCGCTGAACCGTCGAGCAGGCATCTTCCTCCGTCTTTCCACTGA
- a CDS encoding DUF6461 domain-containing protein translates to MANRDPGPWQLAGEVGFTVTFGRGLDPGAMLAAYGADPASARALTHAQARDALPTEWGRPLLRAGMLDGAGAAPAPVPPWAFCLEEWGTEGGRAEVLAALSAGGGAALALVVGPGMGSFHDYRDGARVEMFEPGMSYSPRGERPHRFYERTEAIARREGLPADRACLLAIEEHVGVVLRADLLAGPLATLVLATPLPPAPPLARPGRPPGRLIGRLDLSATRPIPPPES, encoded by the coding sequence ATGGCGAATCGCGATCCGGGACCCTGGCAGCTGGCCGGCGAGGTCGGCTTCACGGTCACGTTCGGCCGTGGCCTCGATCCGGGCGCGATGCTGGCCGCCTACGGGGCCGATCCGGCGAGCGCGCGAGCGCTGACCCACGCACAGGCCCGGGACGCCCTTCCGACCGAGTGGGGCCGGCCGCTGCTGCGTGCCGGGATGCTCGACGGCGCTGGGGCCGCGCCGGCACCCGTACCCCCGTGGGCTTTTTGTCTCGAGGAGTGGGGCACGGAGGGTGGGCGTGCCGAGGTGCTTGCCGCCCTGTCCGCCGGCGGCGGCGCGGCCCTCGCGTTGGTGGTCGGCCCGGGGATGGGCAGCTTCCACGACTACCGCGACGGGGCGCGGGTTGAGATGTTCGAGCCGGGGATGTCCTACTCGCCGAGGGGGGAGCGGCCGCACCGGTTCTACGAGCGGACCGAGGCGATCGCGCGGCGCGAGGGCCTGCCCGCCGACCGGGCTTGCCTGCTGGCGATTGAGGAGCACGTCGGCGTCGTCCTCCGCGCCGACCTGCTGGCGGGGCCGCTGGCCACGCTGGTGCTGGCCACCCCGCTGCCGCCGGCGCCACCCCTGGCCCGGCCCGGCCGACCGCCGGGGCGGCTGATCGGCCGTCTGGACCTCTCGGCGACCCGTCCGATCCCGCCACCGGAGAGCTGA
- a CDS encoding NucA/NucB deoxyribonuclease domain-containing protein, whose product MRRFRFLAGAAAVAVLVAMSPAAPARATDSGASAGSNAAPGAAPRLLGTLSTADIARHDRARKPDVVESTATVAAGTSCVTTAPGSKERALGAVSSCTRLTPTVRTKRVSRAADPCDIGQSGYWIYTRSGSCFKDFEGEYWLLDDRGRIIGTAEFLASGSMTLSPGRATFTEHLTVTVTDTDRQVLALNIAMDAACTGACSMADANPWDGMVTLVEGASASGTVTYAASPSAGTQTNIQTSYHMFVVALGAIPIQPNYNWSNPWNVRCDNSLAVSGTTGCVYAAVRAQLVLPLSQYRAAAATYAFAQIYLIDHWGAEDSPLRRQADTAIANSNRRATCETPLDPFIPFDDSVVVDDSCDEYPFAATQQGGTTGSFCADIVALQEADGLWYFYEARADKPVDFNEPCVRGHVPLGENESAGGKVGSLPQSERVIDNEAYTVAIT is encoded by the coding sequence GTGCGAAGGTTCAGATTTCTCGCCGGGGCGGCCGCGGTGGCCGTCCTCGTGGCGATGTCACCGGCGGCGCCCGCGAGGGCGACCGACAGCGGAGCGTCAGCAGGAAGCAACGCGGCGCCGGGGGCCGCGCCGCGGTTGTTGGGCACCCTGAGCACCGCGGACATCGCGCGGCACGACCGCGCCCGGAAGCCGGACGTGGTGGAATCCACGGCGACCGTCGCCGCCGGGACCAGCTGTGTGACCACCGCCCCCGGATCGAAGGAGCGGGCGCTCGGCGCGGTCAGCTCGTGCACCCGGCTAACCCCGACGGTCCGGACGAAGCGGGTCTCCCGGGCGGCCGACCCCTGCGACATCGGCCAGTCCGGATACTGGATCTACACGCGGTCCGGTTCGTGCTTCAAGGACTTCGAGGGGGAGTACTGGCTCCTCGACGACCGAGGCCGGATCATCGGCACCGCCGAGTTCCTGGCCAGCGGCAGCATGACGCTCAGCCCCGGCCGGGCGACGTTCACCGAGCACCTGACCGTCACGGTCACCGACACCGACCGGCAGGTGCTGGCCCTCAACATCGCGATGGACGCCGCGTGCACCGGCGCCTGCTCGATGGCCGACGCCAACCCGTGGGACGGGATGGTCACCCTCGTCGAGGGCGCCTCGGCCTCCGGCACGGTGACCTACGCGGCCAGCCCGTCCGCCGGGACGCAGACGAACATCCAGACCAGCTACCACATGTTCGTCGTCGCGCTCGGCGCCATCCCGATCCAGCCCAACTACAACTGGTCCAACCCGTGGAACGTGCGCTGCGACAACTCGCTCGCCGTCTCCGGCACCACCGGCTGCGTCTACGCGGCCGTGCGGGCCCAGCTGGTCCTGCCGCTCAGCCAGTACCGCGCGGCGGCGGCGACGTACGCGTTCGCCCAGATCTACCTGATCGACCACTGGGGCGCCGAGGACAGCCCGCTGCGCCGCCAGGCCGACACCGCGATCGCCAACTCGAACCGGCGGGCGACCTGCGAGACGCCGCTCGACCCGTTCATCCCGTTCGACGACTCGGTCGTGGTGGACGACTCGTGCGACGAGTACCCGTTCGCGGCCACCCAACAGGGCGGCACGACGGGCAGCTTCTGCGCCGACATCGTGGCGCTGCAGGAGGCCGACGGGCTTTGGTACTTCTACGAGGCGCGGGCCGACAAGCCGGTCGACTTCAACGAGCCGTGCGTGCGCGGGCACGTGCCGCTCGGTGAGAACGAGTCCGCCGGCGGGAAGGTCGGCAGCCTTCCGCAGTCGGAGCGGGTCATCGACAACGAGGCCTACACGGTCGCGATCACCTGA
- a CDS encoding SRPBCC family protein gives MKYTVSIEIALPRERVAQLLADPEHLPKWLHGLVLHEPLSGVHGQVGTTSRVVMQMGRQKIECTETITRREPVDLHGIPSESIVHFDREIVGKGMWSAVRERLIQAGPETTLWESESEYRFSGLLTRLVGLLMPAAFRKQSQQHMQDFKAFAEQGEDVREAKR, from the coding sequence ATGAAGTACACCGTCTCGATCGAGATCGCCCTGCCCCGGGAGAGGGTGGCCCAGCTGCTCGCCGACCCGGAACACCTGCCGAAGTGGCTGCACGGCCTGGTGCTGCACGAGCCGCTGAGTGGGGTACACGGGCAGGTCGGCACCACGTCGCGAGTCGTGATGCAGATGGGGCGGCAGAAAATCGAGTGCACAGAGACCATCACGCGCCGGGAACCGGTGGACCTGCACGGGATCCCGAGCGAGAGCATCGTTCATTTCGACCGCGAAATCGTCGGCAAGGGCATGTGGAGCGCCGTGCGTGAGCGCCTGATCCAAGCCGGTCCGGAGACGACGCTGTGGGAGAGCGAAAGCGAGTACCGGTTCAGCGGCTTGCTGACGCGGCTGGTTGGGCTCCTCATGCCCGCCGCCTTCCGAAAGCAGTCGCAACAGCACATGCAGGACTTCAAGGCCTTCGCCGAACAGGGAGAAGACGTCCGCGAAGCGAAGCGCTGA
- a CDS encoding DNA alkylation repair protein, translating to MATTADVRHELASLADPRRAEGVSRYLQIIPGGYGEGDRTIGVSVPEQRRVAGRYWRDLSIAETATLLKSGVHEERLTSLFILVRKFNKGDEEERGRIFSIVLANTGRINNWDLVDSSAPYIVGPWLLDKDRSVLDRLAESSLVWDRRIAIMATFAFIKAGDFHWTFRLSERLLRDPHDLVHKAVGWMLREAGNRDRAAAEEFLARRYRVMPRVMLRYAIEKFEPQRRKEYLSGVV from the coding sequence ATGGCCACGACCGCGGACGTCCGCCACGAACTCGCCAGCCTCGCCGACCCGCGCCGGGCGGAGGGAGTGAGCCGGTATTTGCAGATCATTCCCGGCGGGTATGGCGAGGGCGACCGGACCATCGGCGTCTCCGTTCCGGAACAGCGCAGGGTGGCCGGCCGGTACTGGCGCGACCTCTCCATAGCCGAAACGGCGACGCTGCTGAAGAGCGGCGTGCACGAGGAGAGGCTGACGTCGCTCTTCATCCTGGTGCGAAAGTTCAACAAGGGGGACGAGGAGGAACGGGGCAGGATCTTCAGCATCGTCCTCGCCAACACCGGCCGCATCAACAACTGGGACCTGGTGGATTCGTCCGCGCCGTACATCGTCGGCCCCTGGCTGCTCGACAAGGACCGGAGCGTACTGGATCGGTTGGCCGAGTCGAGCCTGGTGTGGGATCGGCGGATCGCCATCATGGCAACTTTCGCCTTCATCAAAGCAGGCGACTTCCATTGGACCTTCCGGCTCAGTGAACGGCTCCTGCGCGACCCACACGACCTCGTCCACAAGGCGGTGGGTTGGATGCTGCGCGAGGCGGGCAACCGTGACAGAGCGGCGGCGGAGGAGTTCCTGGCGCGACGTTACCGGGTCATGCCACGGGTCATGCTGCGGTACGCGATCGAAAAGTTCGAACCGCAGCGACGTAAGGAGTACCTGTCCGGCGTGGTCTAG
- a CDS encoding YoaK family protein: MTERRPQGPLPGLLVGLTVVSGLVDAFSLLSLGRVFVSNMTGNVVFLGFAIAGTGGVSIEASLLALVAFVLGARVGGRWAADRTLHRGRLLAIATGVQAGLVIVAAIVVSVVGIPNLATQLALLGLLGLAMGGQNGVVRRLGVPGLPTTVLTRTITGLVVDAGHAPLPARPLLSVLALLCGAIVGAALLRWLALPAPLWLAALLLVGYGIGAGVAAARPRSDDWR; the protein is encoded by the coding sequence GTGACCGAGCGGCGTCCGCAGGGGCCCCTGCCTGGGCTGCTGGTCGGTCTGACCGTGGTATCCGGCCTGGTGGACGCGTTCAGCTTATTGAGCCTGGGCCGCGTGTTCGTGTCCAACATGACGGGCAACGTGGTGTTTCTCGGCTTCGCCATCGCCGGGACTGGCGGGGTTTCGATCGAGGCGAGTCTGCTGGCGTTGGTGGCCTTCGTGCTGGGCGCCCGGGTCGGCGGACGGTGGGCGGCCGACCGGACGCTGCACCGCGGCCGCCTGCTGGCGATCGCTACCGGAGTACAGGCCGGACTTGTCATCGTCGCCGCGATCGTGGTCAGCGTCGTCGGGATACCGAACCTCGCCACCCAGTTGGCACTGCTCGGGCTGCTCGGGCTGGCAATGGGCGGGCAGAACGGGGTGGTCCGTCGCCTCGGCGTGCCCGGCCTGCCCACCACCGTGCTGACCCGGACCATCACCGGCCTGGTAGTGGACGCCGGCCACGCGCCGCTGCCGGCACGGCCGCTGCTGTCCGTGCTTGCGTTGCTCTGCGGTGCGATCGTGGGCGCCGCCCTGCTGCGCTGGCTGGCCCTGCCCGCGCCGCTGTGGCTGGCCGCGCTGCTGCTGGTCGGGTACGGGATCGGCGCCGGGGTGGCCGCCGCTCGTCCCCGCTCGGACGACTGGCGCTGA